TGCTGGATCGGGAAAGACTACGTTAACTAAAACTTTCCAAGAGTACTTACTCGATAATGAGATGGACACTGCAATTATTAACCTAGATCCTGCAGTTGAACATTTACCCTATACTCCAGATTTTGATGTAAGGGAATACGTTGATGCATATGAGGTTATGGAAACTTACAATCTAGGTCCTAACTCCGCATTAATAGCCTCTATAGATTTAATTTTGACAAAAGCATCAGAAATTAAATCAGAAATAGATCAAATAGAAGCAAATTACGTTCTTATTGACACCCCTGGGCAAATAGAGCTATTTGCGTATAGGGAAACTGGTAGGCTAATAGCTGAATTAATTAAGGGAAATAATAAAGCTTTAGGTCTATTCCTTTTAGATTCCTATCTAGCTAAAGAAGCTCGTAGTTTTATATCGTTATTATTGCTTTCAAGTTCTATTAGATTTAGGCTAGATTTACCTATAGTTAATGTTCTTAATAAGATAGATCTTTTAAGAGATGATGAGGTAGATAAGATACTGCGTTGGAGTGAAAACGCTGAGAATTTGATTGACGAATTAGGGAAAATCGATGAATATTCGATAGATTTAGTGCATCTTCTAATTGAAAACTTATCTTCTAATCTTATTCCGATATCTTCTACCGATGGTAAGGGTTTTGATGAGTTATATGCTGAAATTCAGAGAGTCATAGCTGGTGGTGAGGATTATTTAACAGAGGAGCCTAATCCTAGATTATAGCTTTATTAATTATTTCAAATAACTAAATATATGATGAAAGCAAGAGTAGTTGATGCTGTTTCGTTCTCCTATATATTAAGAACCGTTGGGGAATTCTTATCTGAAGCTAATTTCATTGTTACCAATGACGGTATTAAAATAAGTGGGATTGATCCCTCAAGAGTTGTTTTCTTAGATATTTTCATGCCTGCAGCATATTTTGAGGATTTTGAAGTAAATGGAGAGAAGGAAATTTTGGGGTTTAATTTAGAAGATGTAAATGATATTTTAAAGAGAGTTGCTAAAGATGATTCTCTAATTATTTCCTCATCAGAATCGAAAATAATTTTCACATTCGATGGAGAATTTACTAGATCTTTTGAACTTCCTTTAATACAAGTTGAGGCTACTCAACCTCCTTCTGTAAATTTAGAGTTTCCATTTAAAGCTAAATTACTAACAATAACTTATGCTGATATAATAGACGAATTATCAGATTTAGGCGAGGCTATAATAATATCTTCTAAAGATAATAAATTATACTTTGAAGTAGAGGGAGACATGGGATCTTCTAAGGTAGAGTTGTCTACTGAAGGGGGTACTCTATTAGAGGCTTCAGGTAGCGATGCCAGTAGTGTATATGGCATGGAATATATTGCAAATACTAGTAAAATGAGGAGAGCTTCGGATACAATGGAATTATCTTTTGGTTCTCAAATTCCATTAAAATTACACTTTGAGTTACCTCAAGGTGGTTACGGGGACTTTTATATTGCACCAAGGGCAGAATAACTTAATTAAGACGCTTTTTAGACATTACTACTCCAATTCTAAATTAGATTTACCGAACGATATGGAATTAAGGGAATTCGCCTTACAGCCTTTTGGATTAGACACTTATATAAGACATTTGTCTTTCCATTCTGAAGAAGAGTTAAGACAATATATAACTAATGTAAATGTTCCTCTTCACCTCTTTTATTCTTCTGCTAGATATCAGTTACCTAACGCTAAAAATATGGAAGAAAAGGGATGGATGGGATCTGATTTGCTTTTTGATATTGATTCGGATCATATATGTTCCTTGAGGAGTATCAGATTTTGTCCTATTTGTGGTAATCAAGTAAGTGGTGAAAAATGCGATAGAGATAACGTCGAGGCTTTAGAATATATAGAAATGACTAATGAGTGTATAAGCAAAGGTTTAGAAGAGGCTAGAAAACTTGTTGAAATCTTAGAGAACGACTTCGGTTTTAAACCAAAAGTATATTTTTCTGGGAATAGGGGTTTTCATGTGCAAGTTGATTGTTATGGTGATTGTGCTCTTCTTGATTCAGATGATAGAAAGGAGATTGTAGACTACATTACTGGTTATGGTGTACCTAACTATCCTAATGCTGATTCTAACTCTCCAGGTTGGGTTGGTAGAAAGAATAGAGGTATTAAAGGGGTTATGATAGACGAGCAAGTTACTATAGACACTAAAAGATTAGTTAGAATCCCTAATTCCCTACATGGAAAATCGGGTTTAATTGTTAAGGAATTAGATAGTTTAGATAATTTTTCTTTAGATGAGAGTTTATCTCCTTTTGATGGATATGTTGCATTTCTCCCTTATTTAAATATAGAAACTGAGGCATTAGGAAGGAGGATTAAATTAAATAGAGGTATCCCTATTAGGATTGAAGCTAGTATTGGTATTTATCTTCATTTAAAAAATCTGGGAGAGGTGAAGGCTTATGTTAGATGATATAGTTAGAAGAGAGTTATCTCAGGACGAGATGACTGAAATAAATATTGAGGAATTAGTAAAATATAATTTGATACTAAAGAAATCGGAAATTATGATGGATTCTGAGATTAAGAAAGAGGAATTAAGAATACTTTCTGATCTGGCAGAATCTTTATTTGAATTAAGATTATCGAAATTTTTAGAGGGGAAGGAAGCTAAAGGCTTTGATGAATATATTTTCGATATAATTAAAATGATAAAACAATATTATATTGAGTTATTTACTGGAAAATATTTTATTAATTATAATAAAATTTACTGTAAGGCACTAAAAAGTACTATAATAAATAATTATAAGGTAGATGAGGGGGATATAGTCCTTTTACCTATGAGGGAAGCGTTACCATTAATTATAGCAAGATATTTAACTCCATATAAAATAGATATTGAGGAACAATAATGAAGGTCCCGAAGGTTATAAATACGTATTGTCCTAGGTGTAAAACTCATACACAGCATTCTGTATCATTATATAAAGGTGGCAAGAGAAGAACGTTAGCTGAGGGCCAGAGAAGATACGAAAGAAAGAATTTAGGTTATGGAAGTAAAAGGAAGCCAGAGCAAAAAAGATTTGCTAAAGTCACTAAAAAACAAACGTTATTATTGAAATGTAGTAAATGTGGTTATACTATAGTAAAAGAGGGTATGAGGGTTAAGAAATTAGAGTTAGTAGAGGTGGCTAAGTAATGAGGAAAACTAGGATTTTAATTCCAGAACCTAAAAGTAGATTTCTAAGGGTTAAATGCCCAAACTGCGGAAATGAACAAACAATATTTTCTCATGCGACCTTTCCAGTTAGGTGTCTAAGCTGTGGTACACAGTTAGCTTATCCAACGGGTGGTAAAGCAAAAATAGTAGGAGAAGTAGTTAGAATATTGGGTTAAAGATGATTTACAACAGGAATAGATTACCTTCAGAAGGAGAAATATTAATAGCTACAGTAAGGCAAGTTTTTGATTATGGTAGTTATGTAACCTTAGATGAGTATGGTGGTTTACAAGCTTTTTTACCTTGGAGTGAAGTAAGTAGTAAGTGGGTTAAGAACATAAAGGATGTATTAAAGGAGAATAGGAAAGTTGTGGTTAAGGTAATAAGAGTTGATAGGAGGAAGGGTACTGTAGATGTATCCTTGAAAAAAGTTACTGATGACGAGAGAAGGAAGAAAAACCTTCAATGGAAAAGATTACAAAGGTTAGATAAGATCCTTGAAATTGTTTCACAGAAGCTTAAGATTAATGAAAAAGATGCATGGGAACAAGTAGCGTGGAGGCTAGAGGAAAAGTATGCAGATCCGTTTATTGCAATAGAAAAGGCAGTTAAAGAAGGCGAAAAAATTCTTTTAGAAGCTGGCGTTCCAGAAATATGGGTTAAGCCTCTATTAGAGGAGGCATCTAAACACGTAGAGGAAAAGAGGGTTAAGGTCTCAGAACTCATAACAATTAGAACGAGTGATCCTTTAGGTGTAGAAAAGATAAAAGAAGTTATCTCTAAAGCAATTGAAAATATAGAGGAAAACAGTGATAATATACTAGATATAAGAATCTATACTATAGGTGCTCCTAGGTATAGAGTAGATATAATAGGTACTGATGCAAAAGAAGTATCTGGAATCTTAAATAATATTATCTCTAATTTAATAAAAATTGGGAAAGAAGAGAAAGTTGAGATAAACGTGGTGAAGAAATGAAGTGGAAAATGAGGAAATGTCCAGTTGATAATATTTATACTTTTAAAGATTTTTGCCCAGTATGTGGATCAAAAACTATAGTTCCACATCCTCCTAGATTTTCACCAGAGGATAAATACGTTAAATATAGGATAGAGTTAAAAAAGGGAATAAAACTTAACTGTTAATTACTACAGTAGGATGTAACACTACGCCAGGCTGTACGAATTGATAAACCACTACCATGATGTATACTGTATAAACTACAGTTCCAGTTCCTCCCTCCGTTACTGGGAATAATGCTATATATGCTGGCTGGAAGTACAATAATTGCACATGAGGTAATGGGGATCCAGTTATTTCATATCCATTACTTGTTGGAAGTATCTGTGTTGTAAATGGGGCTATTGGTTGGCCATATCCTATTTGATACAACGCTTCAATAAACATCTGGACTATTAATGAATTATAGGCCTTTGGGGTCCAAGCAAATGGTTCAGCTTGAGATATTTGTGAAGCTAGAGCTTGTGCGAAACTAGGGTTAGTAGAAGCATAGGCATTAATAACCTGAGTTATTGTATCATTAATTTCGGTTAAGTTAATGTATTCATTTAATGGATAACCAGCTATTGTTGTCATAGCTCCCATTGCTTTGCCTATATCTCCTAAACTAGTCGTATATCCTAAGAATGGTCCAGGTAAATCTGGAGGATAACCTATATACCATTGTAGCTGATTTCCAGAAATAACTGAGGTTACTGCATCATATGCTATTATATAAACTGGTATAGTATAATTGGGATTTCCATAAGGATATAAATGGAAGTCCTTTTCTAAAACATTAACAGCAAATGTCTCATTATTTAGGAACATTTCAGCCATTAACCTTATTTGAGTTCCATTAAGGGTGTTATTCTCATCTATTACGCTCCTATTAGTTAATACTTCTAACCAATAACCGTAGTCCCACCATGAGAGTATGAAGGCATGCTGAGGGGAATGTGTTCTTATCCAGTTTATCGCTGATACCCACGAATAGTTTGTTGTTAAGAAACTTGTTGCAGCATTTGTTATTGATGGAGGTTCATTGCTAGCTAATGCCGCAAATCCAGCATCAGCTATCAATGAAATTCCAATAATAGCCAATATAAACACTACCAATATTTTACTACTATTTCCATATTTTATTCCTTTTAGTAAATTGTCTGAAATATAATATATTCCTATTCCTCCTAATGCAGCAACCATATAAGCTGTGTAATTAAATAAGTAGGGTTGTTCTGAAGTTCCAAAAATACTCGCAACACCTAATATTAGCAGCCATAGCCCCATTAGATTTCCTTTCCTTATTGTATAATACATTCCTATAACTGACATAAATAATGCTATCCCAAAATCCTCTATCATTGCTGTGATAGGTTGTGGTATATACTCTGCTACTGTTTTATCTATTGGTACAGTTACTTGATAAAATGGATTTATTATTGCATAATACCTTGGAGGTATTGGTAATGCGGTGGGTTTTATTATTACTAATCCGGCTATACCTAATGTAAAAATTAACACTAAAACAGCTGTTACTATTATATTTCTCGATTCTACAATTTCTTTAGGAAGTACTCTAGTTAAATACAAATCTAAGTAAAGCATTACTGACACTAATAACATTGATAATCCATGGGCAAGTCCAGACATGAATCCAATATTATTTGGTGCAAGAGATGTCAAGAATGCAGTCACAGCAACCATTACTGTATATAAATTTGCAGTATGTTCATCATTCCTATTTAAGAGAATTAGTAAGAAGGCGGCTGCTAATAAGCTTAGATCAATGTAAGTGTAACCTCCCCATGATATTTCTGCTAAAAATAATAAAATACCAGCGGGAATCCCATACCATATTTTCTTTCTCTTTAAACCTTGATTAAATAGGAAAATTGTGAACAGAATAAATACGGCTCCCCACGATGTTTTAGGAAGCCCTCCTAACAAATTCTTATATGTTAATGCTGGAGATACAGCTATTATTGCAGCTGCCATATAGCCAGCTAATCGGCTATTAGTAAGAGATTCTATAGAAAGATATGCAGCTACTACACCTAGCCCTGCTAGTAAAATGTCTGAAAATATGGACACTGTATATACTGCATTTACTCCATAAGTTGAATAGAAGGGTAGAGAGGCTAAGGCTACTAAGAATGGTAGACCAATCGTGTTTCCTAATTCGATAAAATACCCCCAAGGAAACCAGCCTAACACATCTGGCGGTACTGCATACCAATTTCCATGCGCCTGTGCAATTAATATAGCGTTATAGAATAAGTACCAAGGGTCAAATTCGTTAACTGCTAATGGCCAATTAGCACTTAACGACCTGATTAGTATTGATACTAATGATAATCCTACTATTAAAGGTAAATCGATAAGAGAAGTCTTAGTTAAACTCTTCCTTAATCCTTTAACTGACTGCATGACTGTAGTGTAATAAGTTTTAGTCGTTTATTAAACTTATTCCAAGTATAAGAACAGTTTTAGTCAACTCAGAATCTTAGCTAAAGTTATCTTAGAATTAATGAAGAACATTATATACTCTAGTATTGTATTAATCTTACTAGATATCTTTCTAATATATTCTTTAATTTATACACCTTTTGCACTATTACCTTTCGAGGAATCATTATCACCCTTACCCGGCCCCATATATGACTTTAATCCTATAATTTATGCTGAACGATTTCCAGTAATAATTAACCAATCTTCATTGACTTCAAATAAAATATGGAATATTTTTATTTATAATGAGTCTGGAAAATCAATTTTATCTCAGATATTATATCTATTAAGTCTTAACGCCTCTCAAATATCCCCATCAGCATATTGGAGTGTTTCAGATTTAGCTGGTTTCTTTTCCAATTATACTATTGCAAGAAACTTTTCGATTTACTACTTAACTCCATATTACTATGATAATATTAGTAGGCAACCAAACGTAAGTGAGATTTATATAAACATTTCAGACGTATATGCATTCCCATACAGACTTTCCTTTCCTCCCAGTGATAGCATTAATTTCTCTCTTAGATACTATGTGATAAATGTTTCGTCATTACAAAGCTATGCTACTTACTATTTTTCCAATTATCAGAGGCATATCTTGTATACTTTTGCATATTTTGGCCCCTTCAGTGGTTTCATATTAGTTGAATTTTACTATACAGCAATACTTAACGTAATTAAATACATTTACATTAACGGAAATCTATATTATGTCGGAGAGAATAATTACTTTATAACTGCCTATCCTTGGGGAATCTATCCTAATGTTATTTATACTAATGTGAGTTGGGAGATAGGTGGCAAATTAATTCATATTCCTATGGAATTTTATCTCAGCGTAAATTCTATATTACATGGTTACGGAAAGTATGTTTACGTCTGTGTAATTTACCCATCGTATCCTCCAAAAGTTTCGCCTATTTTTTATGATGACGTTTATTACGAATATAATGTCACATTACCTCTAACTATAAACGTTTATAACGGCTCCTCGCCTATAACCAAAATTTTAATAAATAACAATAATGTGTATAATACATCAAATAGGAAAATTTTCTATTCTCCCTATTTTACTCAGTGGAGTTTTGATCCACAAACAGAGAATATAAGCGTGTTTACATTAGATAAGGTGACTGTGGGTAATTATACTATTTACCGATATTGGAAACCAGGATATGTAATTATTTATCCGCATATACACTCATATATGATAAACAATGGTAACAATATAATTACAACTTATTATTGCCTAAACTTTAGTTTATTAAACTATCTTATAGCTAAACCCCCTAACTGGGTATTTAATCATACATCATTTAAGAGTATATATGAAAATAATTATGCAAACGACTATTTACAATATATAGGATATTATTATGGGCTTTATAATCTCCTAAAGGGCATAGTAATAAATTTTACTACATATCATAAATATTATAAATATTTAAAATGGGAAATGTTATTATTGTCCTCACAATTAGCTTTTGAAATAAATACAAGTAAGACAGCCTCAAATTATACTATGGCTTTAATAAGCAAAGAGGGAAATGAAAGCCAAGTTTTCATGCAAATAGTCTTTATATCTTCGTGGTTTTTGTGGTATAACATAAGTTATGGAGACTTTTTCCTAATAAATAAATGGGTACCATGGACATATGGGTTTTTCACTGGATTTGAAGTTCCATCATTTTACTTAAGACCAGAAATATTACCATATATAGTTCTTAATGATTCAAATTTATCATATTTATTCTATAATATAGAGTCCTTTGAGAGAACTTCATGGTGGTACTTTAACGTCTCAAATTTAGGAAATAATACTATCATATTTAGTTATCCCATAGCATTTAAACCGTTACCATCTGTTAATGATTCTATTACTTTCTATAGATATTATAACTTTAATAGTACTTTAGTATTGATAAACGTGAAAAGCATAAAATTTATACTAACTAAATACGTCGGGCAACCAGATAGTTATGAATTTATTAGTGGGCCCGGCGGGATTTGAACCCGCGACCTCCCGGTTTCTGAGCGCCCTATCAGCCGGGCGCTCCACCAGGCTAAGCTACGGGCCCTCTTCATTAATATTTTATTTTTGTAATATAAAGCTTACTTCATAACTACCTCTTCTCGTTATATTTGTTACTTTTTATAGCTGAGAACTATTTTACGAATTTTTAATAGTATCGTTAATAATGGATTAGTTTTCAAGAATTTTATGATATTTGACATTAATTCTTAGCTCTTTAACTTTGTAAAATTTGTGGTAGATCTTTTTATTCCTAACACTCCTTTAGCGAGTAATTTAATTTATCCTTGAAGAGGTTAGGAAACTGAAACCCTTATAGCATTTATTGGAAAATCCTTGTAGTCTGAGGGAGACTTGAAAACTTTTAAAAATATCCCAACAAAATATCGTGTGAATAAAAACCTCAGCAACGACGCA
The genomic region above belongs to Saccharolobus caldissimus and contains:
- a CDS encoding 30S ribosomal protein S27e, coding for MRKTRILIPEPKSRFLRVKCPNCGNEQTIFSHATFPVRCLSCGTQLAYPTGGKAKIVGEVVRILG
- a CDS encoding DNA polymerase sliding clamp is translated as MKARVVDAVSFSYILRTVGEFLSEANFIVTNDGIKISGIDPSRVVFLDIFMPAAYFEDFEVNGEKEILGFNLEDVNDILKRVAKDDSLIISSSESKIIFTFDGEFTRSFELPLIQVEATQPPSVNLEFPFKAKLLTITYADIIDELSDLGEAIIISSKDNKLYFEVEGDMGSSKVELSTEGGTLLEASGSDASSVYGMEYIANTSKMRRASDTMELSFGSQIPLKLHFELPQGGYGDFYIAPRAE
- a CDS encoding STT3 domain-containing protein, with translation MQSVKGLRKSLTKTSLIDLPLIVGLSLVSILIRSLSANWPLAVNEFDPWYLFYNAILIAQAHGNWYAVPPDVLGWFPWGYFIELGNTIGLPFLVALASLPFYSTYGVNAVYTVSIFSDILLAGLGVVAAYLSIESLTNSRLAGYMAAAIIAVSPALTYKNLLGGLPKTSWGAVFILFTIFLFNQGLKRKKIWYGIPAGILLFLAEISWGGYTYIDLSLLAAAFLLILLNRNDEHTANLYTVMVAVTAFLTSLAPNNIGFMSGLAHGLSMLLVSVMLYLDLYLTRVLPKEIVESRNIIVTAVLVLIFTLGIAGLVIIKPTALPIPPRYYAIINPFYQVTVPIDKTVAEYIPQPITAMIEDFGIALFMSVIGMYYTIRKGNLMGLWLLILGVASIFGTSEQPYLFNYTAYMVAALGGIGIYYISDNLLKGIKYGNSSKILVVFILAIIGISLIADAGFAALASNEPPSITNAATSFLTTNYSWVSAINWIRTHSPQHAFILSWWDYGYWLEVLTNRSVIDENNTLNGTQIRLMAEMFLNNETFAVNVLEKDFHLYPYGNPNYTIPVYIIAYDAVTSVISGNQLQWYIGYPPDLPGPFLGYTTSLGDIGKAMGAMTTIAGYPLNEYINLTEINDTITQVINAYASTNPSFAQALASQISQAEPFAWTPKAYNSLIVQMFIEALYQIGYGQPIAPFTTQILPTSNGYEITGSPLPHVQLLYFQPAYIALFPVTEGGTGTVVYTVYIMVVVYQFVQPGVVLHPTVVINS
- a CDS encoding 50S ribosomal protein L44e: MKVPKVINTYCPRCKTHTQHSVSLYKGGKRRTLAEGQRRYERKNLGYGSKRKPEQKRFAKVTKKQTLLLKCSKCGYTIVKEGMRVKKLELVEVAK
- a CDS encoding ATP/GTP-binding protein produces the protein MYFIFILGTAGSGKTTLTKTFQEYLLDNEMDTAIINLDPAVEHLPYTPDFDVREYVDAYEVMETYNLGPNSALIASIDLILTKASEIKSEIDQIEANYVLIDTPGQIELFAYRETGRLIAELIKGNNKALGLFLLDSYLAKEARSFISLLLLSSSIRFRLDLPIVNVLNKIDLLRDDEVDKILRWSENAENLIDELGKIDEYSIDLVHLLIENLSSNLIPISSTDGKGFDELYAEIQRVIAGGEDYLTEEPNPRL
- the priS gene encoding DNA primase small subunit PriS; translation: MVTGTFILHQGQNNLIKTLFRHYYSNSKLDLPNDMELREFALQPFGLDTYIRHLSFHSEEELRQYITNVNVPLHLFYSSARYQLPNAKNMEEKGWMGSDLLFDIDSDHICSLRSIRFCPICGNQVSGEKCDRDNVEALEYIEMTNECISKGLEEARKLVEILENDFGFKPKVYFSGNRGFHVQVDCYGDCALLDSDDRKEIVDYITGYGVPNYPNADSNSPGWVGRKNRGIKGVMIDEQVTIDTKRLVRIPNSLHGKSGLIVKELDSLDNFSLDESLSPFDGYVAFLPYLNIETEALGRRIKLNRGIPIRIEASIGIYLHLKNLGEVKAYVR
- a CDS encoding translation initiation factor IF-2 subunit alpha encodes the protein MIYNRNRLPSEGEILIATVRQVFDYGSYVTLDEYGGLQAFLPWSEVSSKWVKNIKDVLKENRKVVVKVIRVDRRKGTVDVSLKKVTDDERRKKNLQWKRLQRLDKILEIVSQKLKINEKDAWEQVAWRLEEKYADPFIAIEKAVKEGEKILLEAGVPEIWVKPLLEEASKHVEEKRVKVSELITIRTSDPLGVEKIKEVISKAIENIEENSDNILDIRIYTIGAPRYRVDIIGTDAKEVSGILNNIISNLIKIGKEEKVEINVVKK
- a CDS encoding RNA-protein complex protein Nop10, encoding MKWKMRKCPVDNIYTFKDFCPVCGSKTIVPHPPRFSPEDKYVKYRIELKKGIKLNC